CAGTCCTCTTCTCAACATCATTCCTGAGCAAAGGAAATGCACATTAAGAAAAACAGCTAAGTACTGAACGAAATTGAgagaagggggaaaaaagaagagaaagaaagagcgCGAGACCTCAGGAGAAGGGTAACAGCATCATAGAAACCCTGAAGAACACTCGCCAAGATGAGTTCATTCTCATCATCACCCGCAGTAACAAAGAAGTGCAGGTCGTGAATAAACTTGTAGACAACGAGATAACCGTCAAACATTGTTATCTCAGCTGCAAAAGAACAATGGTACTTGGTCGTTAGGGTTCACAAATTTCCGTTCGGCTGTAGATGGTAAAGCTTCATTCTTTGTTTAAAAAGAAGCTGATTGAAAAGGTTAGGACCTTGAAGGCTTGAACCAACAAGTTCATGACACACATTGGGCCAAAAGACTTAATTGACCATATTTACAGCATAAGAAAATCTAAGGAATAGATAAGACTTTAAGAAGTTTCAGTATTAAATGAAGTGAGAAAAACAGAGTTCCATATGATCAGCCATCTAAAAGTATCATACATTCATGAATGAACTAATGAGTCTCTTGGTTTGAGTTGCCTTTTCCAATGTTATTGATGCAATCAAAGATACATTCACCTGATAGAAATTATGTAATCAAAGATCACCTCTGCCTAGGAATTCGTAGTGTGATTGATCATCACAAAGTTTACATCAAGCTTCCATTCTATTGTGCAATCATAGCTTGTTGTTATATGTGCATAGAGAACAATTCATCTACCACATCCATATATCCAATATCCTAGATGAACACTCACACTTTACTGTACGCAATAAATATAAAACAAGTTGAAGACAATCAGAGACAGATAAAGAATGATTTATACATGCATGAAAACATGTGTGCATATATGCATGCGTACATTTTAAACTGAACATAGGGAATCATGGATACTTCGCACAGGCATACATGCAGAGAGTAATGGCTTTCATGTAAACgacaaaataataaatgcaCATAAAACTGAATCTCTACCCAAATCATAAATGCATCACCTTCCGTGCGTGCATTTGTCTTCAAAGTCTTTGTGAAGACAGACTTCTCAAAGGCCAACTTTGCAGCATGAGTAGGCCAATCATCTGAAAAGTACTTGACAGCCACACGCTTCCCCTCTGAATCCAGAAGTAAAATGTTCTTCACGGAAGGGCAAGAGTCCTAGAAAGAAAAGATGGTTCCGTAATCTTCATAAAGGACAAATGAAGGagatatataaaacatatacaTATGAATGAGCAGTAGTGAAACATGATAAGTTTAAACAATAGGAGATCAAACCCCCTAAAACTACCATCAACCACATTACTTCTAAATGTTGCTCTATTATATGATCAAAACAACGCAGTCTGCTAGAGAAGCTCAAAATCAAGTGAATCAGAGAGAAAGTAGGCCACACATAAGAGAAAAGCACAGGAATTAAAGTAAGGTGATTAGGATGTCTTTCATTCACTTCGTCCTTTCAATCCACACAATCAAACCAAATTACGATGTGAATAGCTGGCATCCAACCTCCCTAGACATTCTTCTACAAGGCCCCTTATAGAATTTCTGTTCCGTAAAACAACCTTTGCATTGTTGCTGTCCTACGTAAACTCAGATTTATTACAAGGActcaaaaggaaaaatattaaCAGGCTTACGAAGTAATGTGACAGAATAAATAACTATATCTGCAACCAACATTGAAATAAGTCCTACATTCTAGTAGAGTGACAAATTACATCTTATAAAGCACAAAGTCTCTGATATTAAAGCCCTTCATATCCCATATATCTGGGAATGTTCTAGTGGATAGAATTGTCAAATCAATTGCTATAGCTAGTTTCCTCAAATTAGTCCTGTATAAACCTGTATCCCAGTTTAGTAATTTATACACTTCAGTTCTATGAGAAGTAGATAAGAATGTACAGGAACCCTCAGCCTTAACATTTGGCATTTTGAATTCGATCtctcaattatttttcttttgattgacACACTCTTAATTGTTATTTTATTGAATTaagttatttcaaaaaataaattggagATTGTTTTTAAATCCAATACTGATTCAGTTAAATTTAACTGTTTTGAATGTTTTTTTCCTGCTGATGAAGCTCGGATTTCAGGCTGATAAAGAATGAAACCATTAATTTTACCGAATCCCCAATACTATTTAGGAAAATGACTCAGATCCAAGCAATTAAAAGTTGAAGGGGTGTCAATCAAAAAAAAGTTGGAAGGCCACTTCCAAAATGGCCTATGATTGAGGTAGTCTCCTAAGAAGTAAAATCCAAGGAACCAAGCATCAGAATGCTAGAGAAATATACAATTAGaggaagcagaaaaaaaaatatgcaaaaagtTCAAATCGACCAACCTTTGAGTAGTCTCTGAATTCATGGCCCATGATCTTCGATTCTGGCATGGATAATAGAAACAAAATGAGAAATATCAGCATCAGAATCCAACATAATAAATCTAGATCGCATCAAAAGTTAGCATCACAATGAGCAATTTTAGCATGATTACAGAAACATATGACAAAAATCAGCATCAGAATCCAACATACCAAACCTAAACTACATCAAAACTTATCATCATAGTGACAAAAAATAGCATCATTACAGAAACAAATGCTAAAAATCAGCATCAGAATCCAACATCGTAACCtctaaatagatcaaaaccttaCATTAAAGCACCCATTACTCCAATCCACCAAACTACACCCTATAGATCGAAACCAAACAACCACCACTGGTGGAGATCCAACGAGTTAGTTCAAACAGATCTAGAAAGGCATCATAATTCGAGAGGAAATAGATCCGAAAATCGGAAGCAAGTTAAGAAAAGGATCGGAACAAATTCGAAGATCCAAAGCTATAAAGAGGTGGATTCGAGTGCGAAATGGGGAGAGGGTGAGAGGTTGGTACGTACGAGCGAATCTAGGGTTCCGCGAGATCTGATCCCGAAGCCTTCCGAGCAAGAGAGTttgagcgagagagagatggagggaggagagagggagggtATTATGTGGGCTACATGGACCCGTGGACCCGGTTATGCGGTTTTCGGGAAAATTTTATGCTAAACCTGTAGACCAGGTCCAGTAGAGCACTGAACTTGCTGTATCACTGTATGTTGTGTAAATTGCATTCCTAGTCCCTAGCTTTGTTCGATTGAGATCTCAGTCCCTACTTCATGATCGATGGTGGCGGGTTATTGCCTATGTACATGTCTACTACTATTTGACACGTACATAAAACCGTTATAATGAaaagaaacaatttttttaaaaaaatgaataatttataatGTATTACATATTACACGTTTCTTTCAAGTCTcgtatttttagaataaaacaaaattttactttaaaatttaagagtttTTGTACCTTGGAGTCTTGGATAGTGTTGTTGTATTGCAACACGAGTAAATACTCGAAGAGTTCTAAGACATGCTCTAAAACTTATCAGACGCAAAAAAAACACAAGTTAAAAGCCCTTTGTGCTTCAATGAAGAGGAAGACGACGGCGATGACGACGACTTAGCAAACAAAAAAGATGGGCACATTCCATGCAATTGTATGCGCGGGAAATAAGTTTCTCCATCctttaattaaacaaaaacaGATCAAGCACAAATAGCCTAAGGTTTGTTCTGCGCAACTGCAGATCAAATGAAAAGCTGAAGAATTGGAGCAAGAAGTACAAGATAGGTGGTAAACGAATAAAGCCACCTTCGAGAAAAATACATGTGTAAGTGTGTAGCTTCGCAATGAACAAAATGCGAATGCAGAGCAAACACTCGCGGAAGACGTAGGTTGCTCAAAATTTGTACCCCAATACTTTATTATAAACCTATCTCAAGATTTCAGTAGAtctaaaaaagcaaaattcCAATGCCAAATTTCACAGTTGTTGCTCCAGTAATCTAAACACTGCGATGGAtttcctttatatatataaaaaagaatgtCGAGAACAATGTCACTGGGAGAGAGTTCCCGCAGCTTCCACAGCTTTCTCCGCTGCATCGTCCAAATCTTCTGCGGTGATCAAGGTCATTCCGCTTTCCTGCACGACAAGGATAATTAAGATAGGTGAGCTTTGTTGTTTAATAAGAGGAACAAGATACCGTACCGTATCGGACGGCTCCATACCTTAAGAATTCTTTTCCCTTGTTCAACATTAGTGCCTTCCAAGCGAACGATCACAGGTACTTTCAATGAAACctgagaaataaaattagcgTTAGTTGGCACCTCGATCTCCGACCTTTTCCCGATATGTACTATGCATGCGAAATTACGAACATGTTTAGCTGCATTGACTATTCCACTTGCTATCACATCACATTTCATGATTCCGCCAAAAATGTTCACCAAAATTGCCTTAACTTTGTCATCCGATGTCAGTATCTTAAATGCTTCCACCACCTGAGCAGAGATATTGCCATAAAAAAGAtatcatacattcatacataaaaaaaatctgaGGCATATAGCAGTGCGATCCAAAGTAAATCTTCTTATAAAGAATCTATTATCAATGTAGTTTCTTTACATGATAATTTTCAATCAACATTAAacatagttattttatataacaCTTTGTTAAACAACAATGCTTCTAAATGACATTAGATCTTGAAATGAAACATATACCTGGCCTTCAGATGCGTTGCCACCAACATCAAGAAAATTCGCAGGTGTCCCTCCATGCAATTTTATAATGTCCATTGTAGCCATGGCTAGACCCGCACCATTCACCATGCAACCAATTTCCCCATCCAACCCAATATAATTCAAATCTGCCTTGGCAGCAGCGACCTGGAAAAGCGAGGGACTAAGAACGAATATATGAATGGTAAATAAAGACAACTCGACATCGAGTCATTCAGAAACTAATGTAGAAACTTCAATGTCAGACGTTCAAAGAAAGTCTGGTTCATCAGCTTCAATAGTCAGGCATAAAAGTACAAAGCCAATAGCAAATCCATGTTTAGCCCTTTATGAAAGAACAAGAGTCAACTTAGTACATCATGCATGCAGTAAATCCAAGTGGAATCGCTTATGTgaaatcagagagagagagagagagagagagagagagagagagctcactgTCATAAATATTGTATTTAATGTAATGTATCAGTTAAAATACTGTTTCAATCACCATTCAAACTACATTCGAAAACGTTTGTTTACTTGAAGCTATCAATCTCCACCTTTAGTCACCCTTCTCTAGATACTTGTCaagtcaatatatatatatatatatattaagatacaaataatttaagaaGAGACATAAAGCTAATATAAAATACTACTATTCTCAAAAAGTTATAATCTGTTACCTTAATAACATTTTGTATTAAAGGTATCTCCCATTGTATTATTGATATAAATAGGTATCCCTCGCAAATTTAGCAAACCAGAATGTATACAAATATCAAGAACCTAACATAATTTCTCTCTTTGACCATGATGCAACCTAATGAACTGAGAAGAGCTCTAGGGAATTACATGAAATAACAAATATGCTGTTTGGATATAGTAATAAGGGACAGTGCGTTTCACAAATGCAGGAGAAAGTAAGAGCTTATATGCAAAAGTCCGAACGAAAATCATAACAATGCAATACTTCTCTGGGGTCTTCTTGAGTTGGATCACGAAGAGCAAATATCTCCTTCTGCCTAAAAGCAGCATTATCATCAAAGTTCAACTTTGCATCAGCTGCTACAAGCTGCTTATCAGATGTCTCAGCCATCGGATTTATCTGGGAAAAAGAAAGATtaggaacaaaaataaaagttcatACAAGCATACGGTAGATGCACCAAAAGTTGAATAGGTCCTTGACTGCATACCTCTAATAATGTGCAGTCACATTTGCAGAAAAGTTCATACAGCTTTTTCACTTGTTCTATACAAGCATTTCTGTCAGCTACCTTAGGTGCCAAACCATCAACAACTTTAGCAGCATCTTCATCTGTGATTCCCTTGAAAACATCAACAGGAACCTAGCAATTGAAAGATATATAAGTTAGGAAGGCAGTTTATACAGCTGTTAAGCAACTACCAATCAATTCAACTTGCAACCCATGCTAGGAATATGTGGGCagatagaaaagaaataaagatgACCTTAATGATCATATCAGGGTACTTTTCTGCAAGGTCTTCAATGCTAGTTCCTCCCTTGCTGCAAGCTATAATgagctgaaaaaaaaagaatgatgacTCAGAAAAGTACTTGGCTATAATGCTAAGGAAGAGCGACTCAAAATCTACCAAACAGATAATGAATtacatcaaaagaaaaagaatatgcaTCTGATTCCCGCGAATATTTCAGCCATGTCTATGACCACATAAATGTGTGAATCATATACTAAGATGAACATAACTGTGAAAAGCAGCATTTACTCTGTCTAAAAGTATGTCTAAAGGTGAACAATATACTAAGATGGACATAACTGTGAAGAGCAACATTTACTCTGTGTAAAAACATGTCTAAAACCATAAATTATGATAGAAGGGAGTAATATTATGATAGATGGGAGGAAATAAGAAATTGGGGAACCTTGAAAACTACTAATTTCTTCCTGATAAAAGTCACTTGAGGGTTGAAAGTTGGCTGCAAACTTAGGCCATTCTTTCAAAAGCACTGGGGAACTTAGAAAACCACTAATTTTCTCCTGGTAAAAGTCACTTGAGGGTTGAAAGTTGGCTGcaaaattaggttattcttTCAAAATCTTTCACAAGTTCTAATAGTGTTTTGGCCATCACATAGTGAAAGAGAAGGTAGTGACAATGTGGATGGTCTAGTGGCTCTACCTTAAAGCAGATCTTAATAAAAGCAAACCCCCTACTTTCATACGGAAAGACTGAGATATAAGTACATACATGATGTTCCATGAGCAGAAAAATGACAACAAATTATGAAAGATAATACAGGAACAAAACAGAAGCTTAATTACACTCATGCAAAGTCAGAAAAGAATTGAAAGTAAGCATGTTGTCTTTTAAGTAACATGAGATtgcaagtaataaaaaaaaaaagctattggATTTAAAACGTACTGGACCAGCAGTTTTCCGATCAAGCGTAATAGCAAAGTACATCTCATTAACAAGTGACAGCTTCTGACACAAGTAAACCTGTAAAAAGCCAAATGAACAAAATGTAGCATTTCCCACaccaaaaaatgatttttttaaaaaaggatatGATAAGAAACATAAACAAGAAGCAACTACAATCCAGCAAACTTACATGTCAAAAACTGAAATTGAGGTGAAAACATAATGGAATAGCATATAAGATAAAGTATGAAAACCTCACAGGATCCAAATCAACTACTTACAAGCACAATCAAGAACTATACAACAATTTCACCATCTCTAAGAGAATACAAGGATAATGGTTTCAGCTAAAtatcaaaaaatgaaaaaggaaggaaaggagagaaaggtaGACAAAATAAGAATTCTATCTGGAAAAACTACTTAATAGAATAACAGTCGTGTATGACGGATTGAAAAATGTGCAAGTTGCTAACCAAATTATGAACGCACCAAAAAAAGAACACAAGAGCTAAATCTGGTCGTAAGTtaggatgtcaatgggtatggatacccaaaatattatccgaacccgaacccgaacccgaacgaGATGGGTTTACCTGAGCTAAACGAATATGGATTCAattatgggtatagaaaataaaaacctgacggatatggatacgggtatggattttatatttacccgacccaaacctgaacccgaataaattatataacattttGATATCTAGAGATTGTATTAGATATTTAAAGAATGTATTGTTGTCTTTAACTATTTGAATTTGCGCTTTTCTTATCTAGATATTGATATTGTATGGCATGAATGTTTTAATGTTGTATTTGattgtgttttgaaattttattttgaaaattttgactataatatattttgaaatatgataaagagaaatcattatttcgggttcgggttttcaggttcgggttcgggtttcggatttttggtcaggttcggatatgggtatggatttttaaaacccgccagGTTTGGGTCCGAGTTCGGGTTTTAATatggttttcgggttcgggtttttgaaaacccgacccaaacccgacccgttgacatccctactcgtAAGTCACTGTATGCTATGACtcaaattaaaacataaaaaggGTTCCAGAAACTTAGGCTCTCCATATGAGCACAATTTATTACAGAacatacaaaaaaagaaaacattagTTATTAGCACAGGCTAACTTAGTTACAGAGAAACCTCATCGATAAATACAGAATGTTCTCAAGAGTATTGATCCTCACCTTGCTCACAACCTTCCCTTGCGGACCTGTTTGCTTGGTGACAAGAATCTGGCCCAGCATTTTAcctgtaaaaataaatgaaagagtTCAATTAACCAAATGGGCCATAGTTTTCATTCTACCAACAAAACACTCAGCTAATCTTGCATGATTCCTTTATTGTAATAAATTCCTTAAAAGGAAATATTTTACATCCCCAAGTTGAGAACATAGAACTTCCAACTTTACATATCTAAACATCAAAATTTGACCAAAaaatagggggaaaaaaatgaaTACAATAAAAACATCCCCTAACCTGCTAGATCTTCCACCTCCTCAGTCTTAACAATATGCACTCCACCCTTCAGTCCACTTTTGAAGGT
This genomic interval from Ananas comosus cultivar F153 linkage group 8, ASM154086v1, whole genome shotgun sequence contains the following:
- the LOC109713969 gene encoding coatomer subunit zeta-2, which produces MGHEFRDYSKDSCPSVKNILLLDSEGKRVAVKYFSDDWPTHAAKLAFEKSVFTKTLKTNARTEAEITMFDGYLVVYKFIHDLHFFVTAGDDENELILASVLQGFYDAVTLLLRNDVEKRTALENLDLILLCIDEIADGGIILETDANVIAGKVATNAVDGAVPFSEQTISQALATAREHLARSLLK
- the LOC109713966 gene encoding succinate--CoA ligase [ADP-forming] subunit beta, mitochondrial, with the translated sequence MVRGSIGRLVSRSLSLAGKWQQQQLRRLNIHEYQGAELMSKYGINVPKGVAVSSVDEVKDTIKSFFPNENEVVVKSQILAGGRGLGTFKSGLKGGVHIVKTEEVEDLAGKMLGQILVTKQTGPQGKVVSKVYLCQKLSLVNEMYFAITLDRKTAGPLIIACSKGGTSIEDLAEKYPDMIIKVPVDVFKGITDEDAAKVVDGLAPKVADRNACIEQVKKLYELFCKCDCTLLEINPMAETSDKQLVAADAKLNFDDNAAFRQKEIFALRDPTQEDPREVAAAKADLNYIGLDGEIGCMVNGAGLAMATMDIIKLHGGTPANFLDVGGNASEGQVVEAFKILTSDDKVKAILVNIFGGIMKCDVIASGIVNAAKHVSLKVPVIVRLEGTNVEQGKRILKESGMTLITAEDLDDAAEKAVEAAGTLSQ